ACTGAGGCTGTCCTGTACATCTTCAAAACTGTAGGCGTTGCCGCCTTCTGTACCGACCAACATATTCACTGCAAAAAGCGCCCCGGATACGGGATGGGTTCGGTCGGGGCTTAAGAGATGATCCCGGATTAAGATGCGTCCTCCTGATTCGAGGGCATCGAAACATTTCTTTTGCAGGGCGACATTTTGTTCTGGACTATTTTGGTGAATAATTGCGGAAAGCAAAACCAAGTCGTAGCCCGTAGGCAGCGGATCGTCATAAAAATCGCCTATGGCAAGGTCTATCCGGTCACGGACGGGCGAATCTGCGAGTCGGTCTTCTGCCATTTTGATGACCAGTGGGCGATCGAAAACGGTAGCGCGCAATTCGGGGTAGTATTGCGCAAAAGCTTCCGCGTAGGATCCGGTTTCCCCCCCCACGTCCAATAATTTACGGGCATTCTCTGCTTTTGCCAAGACAGCCGTTTCAGCAGCCTGTTCACGGCCGACCACGTGCATGGCGTAGATAAAGGCTACCAGTTCATCTCTTTCATACAGACCCGCCGGCGTGTCCTCTTTTTCTCCGGTACGCACGATATCGGTCAATTGCGCCCAACGGTTCCACATACTTGCGGAATGCAATATCATGGGTCGGACTGACTCAAGAGCGGATGATGAAAGCAGTGCGGCGTGTTGTGGCGGACAACCATAGCGCTCCTCTTTTTTTTCAAGCAATCCCATAGCGGACAGGGCGTCAAGAAGAATTTTTGTGCCCCGTTTTTGTGTTCCCAAAAGGGCAACCGCTTCATCAAGACTCTTGGGCGTGGATAGATGGGTGAACACATCCAATTCCGCAGCCGAGAGCAAGACCCGTGTGCCCATAAACTGCCGCGCCAGTCCCAGCAACGATCCCGTATTCCATGTACTCATAGACACTCCTACCTTTCATCTGATTCTTCAAACTTACACGTATCTCATCCCGAAAAAGGCTGATTTTATTGTATCGTTCCTTTTGTTTGGTAAGAGAATACACTATCTCTGTTATTGAATCAAACGATTTTTTAATCTGTCAAATTCCGTAGATTCAAAGGGAAAACTAGCCCCTTATTTAAAAAAAGGTGGCGGCAGGAGTTCCGAAAGAAAGGATTTATATAAAAGGCTAGATATAGGGCACGCACCATTTGGGATGATAGCGTGTTTAGAGACCATTAAATGAATAGCTTTAGGTCTAAAAAAAAAGCCCCGCCAACAAAACACTCAGTGTTGTTCGCAGGACTTCGTTATCATTAAATAATATTGGTAGCGGTGCAGGGATTCGAACCCCGGACACGTGGATTATGATTCCACTGCTCTAACCAACTGAGCTACACCGCCACACATCCGTAGTGTACCATATTAATTGTATGGGTTTCCACTTTTCACCCAGGCAAAACACCGGGTAACGGGCGAAAAAAATATGAATAATCAAGGGTATATTTTTTTCTAATTACGAATTGAAAAAAGCCTTGCATGAGAATAAAATTTTCATGTATAGTACCTGAATATGTGGAATGATTGCCCTTTCAAAGCCTTTATCGAATAGCTTAACAATATTTCTCACTTTCGGGAGGTGTTGTTATCGGCAATTGTTAAAGGGTACTGAGCACTAGACGGACAAGCCCTTAAATTTTTCATGCAGGTATTTGTAATTTAATGACGGGAAACGGGAGTAGTATTATGAGCCAATCTTCATTTTCGAGGAGAAACTTTCTTCAACTTTCTGCCGCCGGTTTTGCAGGCGTGGTTTTAGGCGGCAAGAGCGCCTTTGGAAATGGGACACCCCCATGGAAAAAGACTTTTACCGTGTCCAATACCGCTGCGATTCGGGTAATGCAATTTACTGATCTCCATTTCTTTGCCGGACATAAGAAAAACTTGTCCGATGAAGAAGAATTGGAACGGCGTATGCATACGGTCGACGATTTAAAGCGGCACGTGGACAATGCCAATGCCGACCTTATCCTTGTTACGGGCGACTTTTGGCACGAAAACCCCGAGGGCCGCGGCCCCGAGTATAAGGCCTTTGCTGTTGAGCAGCTGGAAAATCTCGGTGTACCATGGGCCTTCACTTGGGGTAACCATGACCATCTTCCCGACATAGCCGCCGGTCATCGCGACCTTGCCGCTGCGAAGGGCAGCCTCTACTGCGGCGCTGCCGAAGACGGTAATTATGTCATTTCTATAGAAGACAAATCCGGCACTGCCTTGGCTGAAATCTTCTGTTTAAATACCAAAGATATCGGTGTTCAGGAAGATACGCGTCAATTTATACGCCGTGCCGCAGGCGCTGATGCAGCAAAACGTCCAATGCGCATCGCCGCCTGTCATATTCCCTTACAACAGCACGATCAAGTCTGGGAAGACAAAATCGCAACCGGTTTCATTGGCGAGCGGATCTGTTTTGAAGAGGAAGACGGTTCATCCTTGAATGTGCTCAGTGATTCCGGCATACAGGCTTTTCTTTGCGGACATGATCACACGAACGATTATTCCGGCGTAATGGCGGGTGTGGAGCTGATTTACGGTCGTTCCACCGGTTACAGCGGATATGGGAATGACAAACTTCCTAAAGGCGCGAAAGTGTATACCCTTGATCCGGCGCGTAAAGCCATGGAATGGGAGTCTCTCTTGCCTGATGGCAGCACATGGCGCCCCGGACCTGATGAACGTATTGATAAACGCTCCTAAACCGGATTTATCTGAGCGCTTTCATTGCGTGATCTGAACGCTTTAGTAATCGGGTGTTCCCCATGAGTTTTGATCCCGTCCGGCGACTGAGTCGGGCGGGATTTCTTTTTACTCTCTTGTTGGCTCTTGGTTTTCCTCGCTGTAGCGGTTTAGTTTTCGCCATAACGTATTGCGTCCGATTCCGAGTCGTTTCGCAGCCCGCGTCTGATTGCCTTTACACGACTTGAGCACCTTTAAAATGTGTTTCTTTTCCATGACGTCCAAGGCGTCGTCCTTTTCCAAGGGCGAATCGGATAAAGGGGCAAGGGCTAAAGCGCGCTTTACCATGAGGACTGCCTCCTCGCCAACAAGGGGCAGCATAATATAGCCCAATACGCCCTCTTTCATGGCGTTGACAGCCTCGGAAATCGCAGAGACAGGCGTTAAGAGTAGCGTCGGTATAGAGGCAGCAGTCTGCCGCGCCTCGAAGAGATCATCGGTGACTAAAACCGCAGGCGTTAAATCGCTGACCCGGAATCCTGCAACTTTATAGATCACACTGAGTGTGGTTCGTAATGCAGGATCCTGTACATGCAAGCACACTTTTGGGTTCATGGATTCTTTCGTTTATGGCGCTAGCAGCGCTGCCAAGCTTTCCAATCTGCCGACACTATCGGCGAGGCCGCCAACGCGGTTACGGGCCAGCCATACGGTTTTAAACTCTGAGATGATGGGAGTCAACTCATCCAACAAGGATTGTCGTACGGATAGGGGTAAGAGGGCAGTGCCGCAGTCTCCTTTCAGGCGCTCCTCTCCCAGTCTCAATGCAAATTTAGCCATCCGTATATTTAAGAAAAACTCATTGAGGAATTCTCCGGCATTTGGGCAAGTTGGTTGGGCTTGCTCCATGCGGCTTGAAGCGTCTTCCAGAAGATACCGCGCAGTTTGGATACCGGGAATGGACATGTTCCGAATCCAATTCTTTCCTGGGGCATTGTCACGGGCACTCAGAAGCAATCCATAATATACGGTATTGTTATCGTGAATACTTCCGGTCGCGAGATGCGCATTTCCCAGATCCATCGCCGCTTGTGCCATAAGTTCACTGCTGTCTTGGAAAACATGGACATTGGCGGCATGTGCAAGGTCAAGTTCCACATTGGCGTCATAGGCCCAACTGAGAGCAGCTCCCCACGCGAAAGGAACAAAAGAAATAGAGGCGCCTTGCCAATGGCCATTGTCCCCCCAATCGGTCATTAAAAATCCGATAGCGTGATTATTCAGCCCATTTCTTGCTGCTTGTTTAAGATTTTCCAAGGCGTTGTTGGTACGGCCTAAGAGTGAATTCCATGAGGATGTGCCGGGGCACACATAAAAAGGAACTCCGGAGGCCGCCAATTTACGGCATCTGTCAGCGAAGGGATGATCCGCTTCATAGCCCCAGACCATGGCAACGACATTATCTGGCAATTCAGGAATGAGACTTGGGTAGTTGAGAATGATATCGGCCCAAAATTGCATGGTTCTCCCCTGCTCTTCCACAAGGCCGTGAATCTCTTTTAAAAAGTTAAGATAGACCCGGCCCTTGCCCAATTTGTTGACAGCATCTTTACTGCATCCCTTACCTAAGCCATAAGTCTCGTCACAGCCCACGTTGAAGCTGGTACTTGAAAAGTTTGGCAGCAAAGCCGCGTACATACTGCGCAGCAATGCGATGCTGCCTGGATGAACAGGGCATAAATCCGTGGAGGAAGGACTTTCCGCCAGATGCTTATAGGCGTCATGTTTTAACCAACGATGCATATGACCAAAAGAATTTTGGTTCGGAACCAAGCTTATAAACCGTTCTTTACAGTATTGATCCAAGGCGCGTATTTCGTCGCCGGTCATGGGCGAAGCGTCTTTCCAGACGACTTCATGGCCGGGATAGGCGAAACTATGTTCCATATACAATTGCAGTTGATTCAGTTTTAGAGAGGCGAAAAGATCCACCATTTGATACAAACTCTCCATGGTGGGAATCTTGTCGCGTGCAATGTCCAACATAACGCCGCGATTGGGGAAATCGGGCCAATCTTCGATATAGACAACCGGGAGTACGCCGCTTCCTTTGTATTGATTTTTCAACTGATTCAAGGTTTGATGGGCATAAAAAAGGCCGTCGGCAGCGGCGGCGATTAAGGTGATTTGTTCCCGTTCCACGGACAAGATATAGCCTTGTTGATGGGGCATCATTTCGGGGCGCAGTGGTTCTTGCGGCACTAACGTATCCGGCGCAAAAGCGTTCGGGGTTAATCGAAGCATACGGGGCGTGGGCAGCAATACGATCCGCTCTAAGGAAGGCGGCGGAATGGTTGGCGCAAGGACTTCTTCCTTTCGCGCTGACTCCGGGACACTGTCCTTGGCGGGTTTATGGGGGAAATTTAAGGAACTGCATCCATGGATGAGAATCAATGCTGCTCCTATAACAAAGAGAGAAACGAAGAGTTGTTTCAAAATTTACAAAGCTCCCTATGATTTATTCTTCAACGACTGTAGTTGTATTTTCCGAATTGGGGATAAGTACCTCTTTAAAGAACAAGGCTGCCTGTAGCTGCAGATGATCGCGATGTTCATTGGTCAAAGCCGTGTGTTGTTTTATATCAAGTCCTCGTGAACGCAATGCCGCGAACAAATGATCCTGTGCCTGTTCTTGGGTATACAGCAGTACAAGAGGCGGCAGAGAGGTGGTCTCAGCAAAATGAGGCGCTGCACGGGGATAGTTTTCATCGAAATGCTTTTCCGAATCCTCTTCTGTAAGAGATGCCTCATGCAGCGACAGAGGATCAAGCAAAAGTACTCCCTTTGTACTTAAGGAGGCGCTGTTGTCTTCTGTCAAAGATGCCATTTCCCACAAGACATATTCTGCGGCAGTACCTTCACCAAATAATGCCAAGCGCCCATCTTCTATGCCATGGCCTAAACCCCGTTCCTTTAAA
The DNA window shown above is from Candidatus Hydrogenedentota bacterium and carries:
- a CDS encoding methyltransferase domain-containing protein encodes the protein MSTWNTGSLLGLARQFMGTRVLLSAAELDVFTHLSTPKSLDEAVALLGTQKRGTKILLDALSAMGLLEKKEERYGCPPQHAALLSSSALESVRPMILHSASMWNRWAQLTDIVRTGEKEDTPAGLYERDELVAFIYAMHVVGREQAAETAVLAKAENARKLLDVGGETGSYAEAFAQYYPELRATVFDRPLVIKMAEDRLADSPVRDRIDLAIGDFYDDPLPTGYDLVLLSAIIHQNSPEQNVALQKKCFDALESGGRILIRDHLLSPDRTHPVSGALFAVNMLVGTEGGNAYSFEDVQDSLSAAGFERIAKLHDDTHMDGLVEAYKP
- a CDS encoding family 20 glycosylhydrolase produces the protein MKQLFVSLFVIGAALILIHGCSSLNFPHKPAKDSVPESARKEEVLAPTIPPPSLERIVLLPTPRMLRLTPNAFAPDTLVPQEPLRPEMMPHQQGYILSVEREQITLIAAAADGLFYAHQTLNQLKNQYKGSGVLPVVYIEDWPDFPNRGVMLDIARDKIPTMESLYQMVDLFASLKLNQLQLYMEHSFAYPGHEVVWKDASPMTGDEIRALDQYCKERFISLVPNQNSFGHMHRWLKHDAYKHLAESPSSTDLCPVHPGSIALLRSMYAALLPNFSSTSFNVGCDETYGLGKGCSKDAVNKLGKGRVYLNFLKEIHGLVEEQGRTMQFWADIILNYPSLIPELPDNVVAMVWGYEADHPFADRCRKLAASGVPFYVCPGTSSWNSLLGRTNNALENLKQAARNGLNNHAIGFLMTDWGDNGHWQGASISFVPFAWGAALSWAYDANVELDLAHAANVHVFQDSSELMAQAAMDLGNAHLATGSIHDNNTVYYGLLLSARDNAPGKNWIRNMSIPGIQTARYLLEDASSRMEQAQPTCPNAGEFLNEFFLNIRMAKFALRLGEERLKGDCGTALLPLSVRQSLLDELTPIISEFKTVWLARNRVGGLADSVGRLESLAALLAP